The Brassica napus cultivar Da-Ae chromosome C1, Da-Ae, whole genome shotgun sequence DNA segment CGAAAACATTCATATTTTGTCTAACTTACTCTgtagattcttcttcttcatcaacaaAAACTAAAGGAGGAAGTAGAGGCTGCAGGAATTCTCGCAATAGGTTTCGGAGGAACCTGCGAGGATACATAGAAATGCAGTTAAATCGCTATTGTAGAACTAAGTTAGTTTTGTTTGTTAGGAAATACGCGGTCAAATTTTGCGGTAAACCAGAATTTATGGGAGCGGGAAAAAGAGCACATacacaaaattgttaacggagttcggccaatgttgcctacgtctccggacctgctacagatcttttattatcaaccaAGGAAATTTTACAAGCTCACAACTCACACcccgatcccaaatacactCAGAAATTACTCGTAATttcttaaagaagattttttgtgagaaaaaaagttttttttttctctctctctcacgtttttctcttcttcttctcttcttgtttTGGGATGAttttccccttctccttcatgcaTCTATTTATAGGAGGGGATTTGTGAGTTGGTGGTGAGTTGGTGTAACAACCAAACTTACCAACCAAAAaaccaaagagaaaaaaaaaaacgtgttcttCACCATCACCAACTTGCATGCGTTGATATTTTTGACcaacaatctcccacttgaagACTGATTTCAATCTGTCTTCACACCTTGATCAATGTAGCAGGTCTTCTCAGCTTGTTACTCTGACAAGCCAACTGAGGTTGCACACAACCTCAGTTTGTCATACGGCACGACCTTCGTCAACATGTCTGCCGGATTCTTGCTTCCTGGGATCTTCTCAAGCACCAACATTTCATCTTCCAACGCTGATCTGATGAAATGATACCGACGATGTATGTGCTTCGTCCGAGCATGGTAAACCGGATTCTTTGCCAAATCGATGGCACTTTTACTGTCACAGTACAACACACCTTCCCTTGGTCATGGCCTAGCTCTTCTAGAAAAGACTGTAGCCATATCATCTCTTTTGTTGCCTCCGTTACCGCAACATACTCAGCTTCACAGCTTGATAGAGATACAATTTTCTGCAACTTTGAAACCCAACAAATTGCAGTACCGCCAAAGGTGTAGACATACCCGGTTGTGCTCTTCGTGCTGTCAATGTCACCTCCATTGTCAGCATCAACATATCCCTGCAATCCCGTCTTAGACTTCGTGAAACATAGCGATAAACTTGGatttccttttagatatctgaAAATCCACTTAACGGCTTCCCAATGTTCCTTCCCTGGATTGCTCATAAATCTGCTGACGACTCCCACTGCATGTGCAATGTCTGGCCTTGTACATATCATCGCGTACATCAGGCTGCCAatagcagaagcatatggaactTTATCCATACATGCCATCTCGTCTTCCGTCTTTGGAGACTGTTCTCTGGATAACCGAAAGTGACTTGCCAGGGGAGTACTAACTGGCTTCGCGTCATCCATGTTAAACCTCTTGAGGACTTTCTTCACATACTCCTCTTGTGATAGCTTAAGACCTTCCTTGCTCCTACTGATTCTCATCCCTAGAATCTGTCTTGCTTCTCCAAGGTCTTTCATCGCAAACTCTTCTGAGAGTTTTGTCTTCAAGCTATTGATCTCGTGCAAGTCTGCTCCTACTATCAgcatgtcatcgacatataggagcaatatcaagtaggactcttcaagCGTCTTGAAGTAACAACAGTGGTCAGCTTCACACCTCAAGAAACCAACGCCTTTAATAAAGCTATCGAACCGTTTGTACCACTGtcttggagcttgttttaagccgTACAAACTCCTTTTTAGCTTGCAAACAAGGCTTTCCTTCCCTTTGATCTCAAAGCCTTCGGGTTGCTTCATATAAATTTCCTCATCCAAATCACCGTGAAGAAATGccgtcttcacatccatttgttgaagatgcagacCTTCTTGTGCTACCAGCCCAAGAACCGTTCTGATGATCACCATCTTGACTACAGGAGAGAAGATTTCAGTGTAGTCAACgccttctttttgttggaatcccttCACAACAAGCCTTGCTTTATAGCGCTTACTTCCATCAGGTTCTTCTTTTATTCGGTAGACCCACTTATTATGCAATGCCTCTTTCTCCTTAGGCAAATCTGCTAACTCCCACGTGTGATTGGATAACAACGAGTCCATCTCGTCGTTCATTGCAAGCTCCCACTTGGTCgactcatcaacttgcatagcttcctcataacattCAGGCTCGCCTCTGTCTGTGAGCAGAATGTAGTTGAGCGATGGAGAGAATCTTACTGGCTTTCTGATGATTCTGCTTGACCGTCGTAACTCCGTGACTGGTGTATATGGGACCACTtcagaatcatcactttcttcagccTCACCACTCTCGTCTTGAGAGATTTCTCCTTCTGCTGTTGCGGTATCCTGTGGCAACTCCGGTGTCAGGATATCTTCTAAGTCAACAGCTCCAGGCTCTTTCCTCTCTGAGCCTTCTCTTAGCTTATCCTTGTACAACGCTTCTTCGTTGAACACAACATTTTGCTGCGGATGATCTTCCGATTTTCGTCATCCCAAAACCGGTAACCAAACTCCGTGTCACCATAACCGATGAAGTAACACTTTTTAGACTTCGAGTCAAGTTTACTTCTTGCAGCATCGTCAATGTGAACATAAGCTAAGCAACCAAACACCTTTAGATAAGAAAGGTTTACTTTCTTTCCGCTCCAAACTTCTTCAGGGATCTTAAATCCCAATGGTACAGACGGTCCTCTGTTTATTAAGAAGGCTGCGGTACTGATTGCATCTGCCCAAAACGTCTTTGGTAATCCACAGTGCAATCTCATGCTCCTTGCACGCTCGTTCAAGGTTCGGTTCATCCTTTCCGCtattccattctgttgaggcgttccaggaataatcttctccatcttgatccCGTTATCAGCGCAGTATCTCGTGAACTCGCCGCTGAtatactcaccaccattatcagaccttagACACTTCAACTTGAGATTCGTCTCAATCTCAACCATGGTTTTCCATCTCTTGAAAAACGAGAACACTTCATATTTGTTCTTCATGAAGTAGACCCACACCTTTCTTGTGgagtcatcaataaaggtcacaTAGTAGTACGAACCTCCTAGCGATGCAACATGAGCGGGTCCCCACACATCTGTGTGCaccagctctaacttctcagattTTGGCTATCTTCCTCCTTTTAAGAAACTAACCCGTTTCTGCTTTCCAAGGATGCAGCTTTCACACATCTGATGATCCACCATCTTCAGATCCGGAAGAGCGCCATTTGCCACCATGAGTTTCATccctttctcactcatgtgcCCCAATCTACAATGCCACAACTTGGTCTGTTTGGCATCCTCAACAACAGTAACAGTGTCTTCATAGCTCGTCGTCATATAAAGAGTACCTCTTTTATGACCTCTAGCAACCACCATGGAACCTTTTCTGACTCTCCAGGCTCTACCACCAAAATTAACATCGTGCCCCGTATCATCAAGTTGACCTACTGAAATCAGATTTCGCATCAACTTTGGCACATGTCTGACCTTCGTAATCTTCCACACACGTCCGTCTGACATCTTCAGGTTGATATCTCCAATACCAACTATGTCCAAAGGTAATCCATCAGCAAGATATACCTTTCCGTAATTTCCCGCAACATAATTTTCCATGATGTTATGGTGCGGTGTGGTGTGGAATGACGCTCCTGAGTCAAGAACCCATGAATCGACTGGGCTATCAACATCGGAGATTGACGCTTTGGTGTTATTTCCAGCTGCACCACGAGCTTCACTTTTCCTCGAAGAATCGACAGACACTACCAATGCATCAGCGATTTCACGTGTCACTGCATTGGCTCCGCCTCTAGTATTGTCTTCCTCCTTCGGTGGTGCTCGACAATTCTTCTTGATGTGACCTGTCTTTCCACAATTCCAGCACTCTGCAGGCTGTCGGAATTTAGACTGACCCCGTCCATTCCTTGACTTCGATCTGCCATTACTCCGGTTATTTCTATCTGGGTTTCTCCCTCTGTTTTCCACGTTGAAAGCAGAGCTCGTTGATGCCTCCCCAGAGTCTATCCTTCGAACTTCCTCAGCAAGGATACGATCTCTAACATCATTGAATTTGAGCTTTTGAGTACCCACAGAGTTACTAACCGCTGCCCTCATTGGCTCCCAACTATTTGGCAGAGATGCCAACAAAATCAGTGCTCGCACTTCATCTTCAAACTCGATTTCAACTGATGACAGTTGGTTGACAATCGTGTTGAACTCGTTCACATGTGCGGCAACCAGGCCACCTTCTTCCATCttcaaatgaaagagtttcttCATGAGAAACACCTTATTGTTTGCCGAAGGTTTCTCATACATATCAGAGAGAACTTTCATGAGCCCTTCCGTGGTCTTCTCCTTCGCAACGTTGTGAGCAACGTTTTTCGACGGTGTTAACCTTATAACACCCAGAACTTGTCTGTCAAGGAGCTCCCACTCATCATGATCCATCTTCTCAGGCTTCTTGCTCAGCGGTTGATGAAGCTTCTTTCCGTACAGATAATCTTCAATTTGCATTCTTCAAAATGCATAATCTGTACCGTCAAATTTCCCGATACTGTGCGCCAAACTGTCTTCGCCTCCCATCGTTTCTGGAACCACCGTGTATTAGAACACCTTCGTCGACAAACCGATGTTACCGATAAAATTCACTATTCACGAAGTAGTGTTCATGTGAATAGTAACCCCACAAAAAATTTGACCGATCACCGTAACtcaggctctgataccagttgttaggaaatacgcggtcaaattttgcggtaaaccagaatttatgggagcgggaaaaagagcacacacacaaaattgttaacggagttcggccaatgttgcctacgtctccggacctgctacagatcttttattatcaaccaAGGAAATTTTACAAGCTCACAACTCACACcccgatcccaaatacactCAGAAATTACTCGTAATttcttaaagaagattttttgtgagaaaaaaagttttttttttctctctctctcacgtttttctcttcttcttctcttcttgtttTGGGATGAttttccccttctccttcatgcaTCTATTTATAGGAGGGGATTTGTGAGTTGGTGGTGAGTTGGTGTAACAACCAAACTTACCAACCAAAAaaccaaagagaaaaaaaaacgtgttcttCACCATCACCAACTTGCATGCGTTGATATTTTTGACCAACATTGTTTAGGAGGTTAGAGCAGAGTCAAAACTATTTTCAAGGTAATGAATTGTTTTCTTTGTTCCTCCCTGCTCTCTGCCTCCAAGCATTAGCCAAGCATTACTCTGGTTTTGACTTTTCTGATTCCGGATGATTCCCCGGTGTAGATAGATAAAGGTGTATTGGATGAGCTGCACACATATCATTGTGAGTTGCACAATACGTAAGAATCTGATGAAGTTTGTATATGCTTAACCTTAAAAAAAGGAGAGGAAAACATAAATCCCTTGCTGATTTGGCTTTGGTTTCTTGGCTTGTGGTCCTAACGCTTGCCTTCCTGTATCTACAAAAAATCATTGTCATGCAAGAGAGCTTATTAAAAAAATCCTTTTAGTGATTTCAAAAGGTAAAAGTTATTGCAACTCATTATTATTATCAACCCTAGACTTTATGCGAATTGCAATACGTTATTATTACGAT contains these protein-coding regions:
- the LOC106444209 gene encoding uncharacterized protein LOC106444209 → MVEIETNLKLKCLRSDNGGEYISGEFTRYCADNGIKMEKIIPGTPQQNGIAERMNRTLNERARSMRLHCGLPKTFWADAISTAAFLINRGPSVPLGFKIPEEVWSGKKVNLSYLKVFGCLAYVHIDDAARNHPQQNVVFNEEALYKDKLREGSERKEPGAVDLEDILTPELPQDTATAEGEISQDESGEAEESDDSEVVPYTPVTELRRSSRIIRKPVRFSPSLNYILLTDRGEPECYEEAMQVDESTKWELAMNDEMDSLLSNHTWELADLPKEKEALHNKWVYRIKEEPDGSKRYKARLVVKGFQQKEGVDYTEIFSPVVKMVIIRTVLGLVAQEGLHLQQMDVKTAFLHGDLDEEIYMKQPEGFEIKGKESLVCKLKRSLYGLKQAPRQWYKRFDSFIKGVGFLRCEADHCCYFKTLEESYLILLLYVDDMLIVGADLHEINSLKTKLSEEFAMKDLGEARQILGMRISRSKEGLKLSQEEYVKKVLKRFNMDDAKPVSTPLASHFRLSREQSPKTEDEMACMDKVPYASAIGSLMYAMICTRPDIAHAVGVVSRFMSNPGKEHWEAVKWIFRYLKGNPSLSLCFTKSKTGLQGYVDADNGGDIDSTKSTTGYVYTFGGTAICWVSKLQKIVSLSSCEAEYVAVTEATKEMIWLQSFLEELGHDQGKVCCTVTVKVPSIWQRIRFTMLGRSTYIVGIISSDQRWKMKCWCLRRSQEARIRQTC